A segment of the Deltaproteobacteria bacterium genome:
CCCGCCAGTGATTACGGCTACTCGTCCAGTAAGATCTTGCATCGCTTCTCCCTCCACAAAGAAATACGGGCAGCACAATGGCTGCCCGTATCGTTCTACCAGGTTACGCATCTCCCTGCATTCACCCTTCGCCAGGCTCAAGGTGAACAGGTCTGGTGTCGTAATTTCTGAGCAGGTGCCCTTCGTACTAAGCTCTGAACCCAGTCGAAGGATCGAAGCATGGAGTGCTTTTTTGCAACTGACCACACCTGCGTCTTATGCTCTTTTACGCCGAATCGGCAGATACTCAGGTCTCCACATCCCACTTTCGACAAAAGCATCTAAGTTTTTCTCTGGTACTTCGTTTCGTGCCAAGCCATCTTTTATTGCTTGTTTGATAACGGCAACGGCAACGTGCTTGCTCGCCTCGCGTATTTGCTCAACACGCGGGTAAACTCCACCTTGAGCAATGCGCTCGTCAGTGGTGAATTCGTTCAATGCCATCGCTGCTACGGTCAACATCTTCTCAGTCACTTGTCGTGCTCCGCTCAGCATCACGCCAAGTCCGAGCCCAGGAAAGATAAACGCATTGTTTCCTTGTCCCACGGGGTAATTTTTTCCGCCATAGGAAACATCCGCATACGGACTCCCAGTTGCCACGATCGCTTTGCCATCCGTCCAACGGTAGACATCAGCTGGTTCAACTTCACAGTTGGCCGTCGGATTAGAAAGTGCGAACACGATTGGATTGGGAGTATTCTTCGCCACTGCACGCACAATTTCCTCTGGGAATGCGTTACGTTGCCCAGATAAGCCAATCAAGGCTGTCACTTTTCCTTGTTGTACGGTTTCGAGTAAATCAGGAATTGCGCCTTTGGTTTTCCAGCCAGCAATCCGTTGCGGATCAAGCGCAAATTCTAATTTGTAGGGCTCAAGCCCAGAGCGATTGCTCAGCACGAGACCTTTCGAGTCCAGTGTGAGCATGCGTTCCTTGGCCGCTGCAAATGGAGTACCTTCCAGCTCCATCCCGAGACAAATCTGCCGCGCAACACCAACACCACCAGCACCAGCACCATGAATGACAAACACCTGGTCTGATAGTCGCTGCTTGATCTTACGCATGCTTGCTAATAAACCAGCAAGCACGACTGCACCGGTTCCTTGAATATCGTCGTTGAATGACGGTACGACATCCTGAAAACGATCAAGCACATCGAAGGCTTTTTGTTTGCTGAAATCTTCCCATTGGAGCAGCGCTGAAGGAAACCGTTTCTTAAAGGCAGTAACGAACTTCTCAATAAAGTCCATGTACGCCTTGCCTTCGAGTCGCTTGTGTCGGACGCCTAGGTACAATGGATCATCAAGCAGATCTTGGCGATTGGTGCCAATATCGACACCAACTGGTAAGGTGAAAGCAGGATCAATCCCAGCCGCTGCCGTATAGAGGGAAAGCTTGCCGATACAGATCCCCAGCCCGCCAACACCTTGATCACCAATACCAAGGATTGCTTCGGCATCGCTCGCAACCACAAGTTTCACATCAGGAAGCGGCGTATTCTCAAGCAAAGAATCAATGTAATCGATGTTTTCGGTACTGATTATAAGTCCACGCGCGTGACGAAAGATATGACTAAATTTCTCGATCGCCTCACCAACTGTGGGCGTATAGATGATCGGCATCATCTCTTCGAGATGTTGAGCAACCAGCGCATAGAAGAGCACTTCATTACGATCTTGTAACAGGCGCAGAAAAACGTGCTTATCGATGGGAGATTTACAGTCTTTGAAACCAGCGTAGCTTTGTTGTACCTGCTCAGAGAGTGGCGTCACGTGCGGCGGGAGGGTGCCTAGCAACCCAAGCGCCTTGCGCTCTTCCATCGTGAAGGCCGTACCCTTGTTGAGCAGTGGCGAACGCGTCAACATATAACCTGCGAGATCAGTCTCAAGATACTCTTGTCCGTTCGCGTCAATTTTGCGGACGTACTGTTGCATAAAAGCCCCTTGCGTGAAAATAAGTCGGCGCACTATAGCTGAGCGGCTGAGCAAGGAGAACCCCAGTTTTTGGAAACGTTGGAGAAAAGTGAAAACGTGGACGACCCCACCGCGTGCAGAACGAATGGGCGGTGGAAAGAATAAGAATCCCGGCGACCACCCACTGGTCACAACTTAAGAGACGGCCTTGTTTTTTCAGGCACTTCGCACCGTGGCGAGGTTCCTTCTCCCTCAGGGAGAGGGAATTCCTGCACTGCCAACAGCTTAAGTTGTAACTGGCGGCGATCACCTCACCGTTTTTAGCGGATTTCCGAAAAAGGGAATCCCTGAGATGTCGATGTTCTGCCGATAGTGGCAAGCACAGCCTGCCCTACTCAGAACCGGCAAAGACACGTAGGGCGGGCTGTGCCCGCCACCAGAGACTGCGGGATATTTTTTCCAAGAAATCGCCTTAGCCGCCTATTTACGCTCTCACCTTATTATTGCTTCTCTGCTTTCCTGTCTCTCTGTTTCTGCTTTCGTATGAGGTCATTGATTCGACGGAGGCTCAACGACATCAACGCCATCAGGGACAGTGAAACGGAAAAGCGATTCGTCGGCTGGGCTTTTGCGATTGATATTCGTGAAACGCACGCGCGTCGTATTACCGACAGGGTCGATAATGGTGGCTTGTACGATGTCGAACGTCTTCATATCAACTTCGAGATCTAAAAGGCCGATCGCTTCTGGATCTTTCTTTGGCGTTAAACGTAACGTGTACGTCTTCGCCTCTTGTGCGTGCAGGGTCGGAGTAAAATCCTTGGTAATTTGCCCAACACCAAGAAGAAAGGAAGCAGGAGAACTAGAGCGGAAAGCTTGCGCGAAGGGAGTTTTGAGAACTTGCTTTTCTTTGGGTTGATGGAGCCAGAAGAATTTTCCGTCAGAGACCAATAACTGCTCAGGATCGACAAATTCCCAACGCATGCGCCCCGGCTTCTTGAAGAAGACTTTTCCGTTCGCTGTCACTTTCTGTCCGAGCGTCGCTGACTCGACTTCTTGGGTGAAGTCCGCACGAAAGCCTTTGGTCGAGTCGTATCGAGCCTGGAGTTTTTTGACAATGGTTTGGACAGAAGCGGGTGGTGCAGCGTAAACAGAGTAGCCAGTAGAAAAAAGAACTGCGACACACAGAAACAGCCGAACAAGGAAAGTTTTCATAGTACTGCATATAAACACGAGCGCAACGAAAAAGGCACTACACTCCCCATGCGGACTACGGACGACTGGCTACTGACTACTTTTCCTCATGCTGACTACTCGTCTTATTCCCTTCCCCCACTAGCGCGCACGAGAACCTCACGAGGTTTGCCTGCCTCGGCAGCAGGCGCAACTAACCCTTCTCGCTCCATTCTTTCGATCATGCGTGCTGCACGGTTGTAACCAACGCGGAGCCGGCGCTGGAGCCAAGAGATCGAAGCCTGACGGCTTTCCATGACTAACTCGCGCGCCTGTTCGTACATCTCATCATAGTCGTCTTCTTCCATACTACCGTCGGCACCTTTGGTACTGCGCGCCTTT
Coding sequences within it:
- a CDS encoding NAD-dependent malic enzyme, yielding MQQYVRKIDANGQEYLETDLAGYMLTRSPLLNKGTAFTMEERKALGLLGTLPPHVTPLSEQVQQSYAGFKDCKSPIDKHVFLRLLQDRNEVLFYALVAQHLEEMMPIIYTPTVGEAIEKFSHIFRHARGLIISTENIDYIDSLLENTPLPDVKLVVASDAEAILGIGDQGVGGLGICIGKLSLYTAAAGIDPAFTLPVGVDIGTNRQDLLDDPLYLGVRHKRLEGKAYMDFIEKFVTAFKKRFPSALLQWEDFSKQKAFDVLDRFQDVVPSFNDDIQGTGAVVLAGLLASMRKIKQRLSDQVFVIHGAGAGGVGVARQICLGMELEGTPFAAAKERMLTLDSKGLVLSNRSGLEPYKLEFALDPQRIAGWKTKGAIPDLLETVQQGKVTALIGLSGQRNAFPEEIVRAVAKNTPNPIVFALSNPTANCEVEPADVYRWTDGKAIVATGSPYADVSYGGKNYPVGQGNNAFIFPGLGLGVMLSGARQVTEKMLTVAAMALNEFTTDERIAQGGVYPRVEQIREASKHVAVAVIKQAIKDGLARNEVPEKNLDAFVESGMWRPEYLPIRRKRA
- the lolA gene encoding outer membrane lipoprotein chaperone LolA → MKTFLVRLFLCVAVLFSTGYSVYAAPPASVQTIVKKLQARYDSTKGFRADFTQEVESATLGQKVTANGKVFFKKPGRMRWEFVDPEQLLVSDGKFFWLHQPKEKQVLKTPFAQAFRSSSPASFLLGVGQITKDFTPTLHAQEAKTYTLRLTPKKDPEAIGLLDLEVDMKTFDIVQATIIDPVGNTTRVRFTNINRKSPADESLFRFTVPDGVDVVEPPSNQ